TGGAACAGATTCTAATTTTCACAACAGATTAACATTTAAGCCAACTAACACTAATAATTTGATTGATAACATCTAACAAAATCAtactttaaaagacaaaacccaAATCATGTTCTCATTCACACAAAATAATCTCAGTGGTTTCAGCATAATTACTTGGGATATATGAGATATTAGAACCTGGTTGAATTTCACAGAAATcagtagaaaaacaaaataaaaacagcagtcATTTATATTTGCAAACAATCCTAAAGCTAGCTGTAAATATGTAATATCTTCAGCTTTAAGTTCCAAAATAACTGATGATTGATACTCTCCATGTGTACAGTGGTATTAAAACACaatgggggtgggggggaaatcACCTTGCTAGCTGAAGAGATGACTCATACTCTTCTGTCTCCCACACTTGGTTTTCCAAACATGCACAGTGCAGCTCCCTGATCTGTTATGCAGAAGGTGAAGAAAGGATAAAATGTTTTACAAAGCAGTGCAGAAATCTTACAACAAGCTGTTCTAAGTAATATGCAATTCTTTTGGAGCTTGTTTCCCAAAGATGCAGAATGACTGCAAAAGAATTGTGAATATCTTCCAGAACTAAGCTTCTAGTGTTGCTGGGAGAGTGTGTTGTTCTGCACCAGGTTTCAAACAACTAACATTCAGATGAAGATAACTGCAATGAACAGAGAAGAACTCCAACCAAATGCCCAAGCTAAAATGTCCTGTTATTCTCAAATACTGGTACAGTTCATGCTGCATTTGCAGTTAGTGACAGACTCTAGTTAAGCATGTAATACCTGGAGAACTGAGAGACAAGTGCACATGCACAGACTATACTGCTCTTCTACTGGAAGAAGTTGCTGAGCATGAGAAAGTGGATTAATCACAATAGAGAAATAGGTTATTAAAAGCAATTATCACTGTTCCTTAACTATCATTTTTTCCTGTACAGAAGGTTGCTAAAAATTCAGTCTCTTCATCTGAATTTGACTAGTGATCTATCTAATAGGTGGTAGAAGAGTATACATTCTCTGCAATGCATATAGATGTCCCAGACGTGGGAAAGTCAATGTCTGGATTCTTTTACTGATTTGTGCATCTGCATCCTCCTGGAAACTCCTTCCTGTGGACTGACAAGGTATCACCTATGCCCGGAAAGAAATCACTGCTGCCCTCTGCAAGAAAGCATCTGTCTCCGTTTTAAGAAGCAGAGGGCAAAACAGCACATTagtaaacaaagagaaagagtaaatatttattcagaCATCATACGTAGagaaaaaatgcaacaaaaccCATATATAACAGTACATCACCTGCTTGCCCAAAGGATACTTTGGAAGAGAAGATGTGAAAACATGAAGACATCTCAGAACTGATACATAATTTTCGTGGTAAACATGTAAGTcctccagcagtttctgtgtttcttcctaCAGtgacagaataattttttaagtcATTCTGACATCCATTAAAAACTCTTATAAAGCACTTTAAATGACTCTGAAGTTTTGACAATGTAGTGCGCTATAATTAAAATCACCAATATTAAATTAAGATACTGAGCAAAAGAGCTCAGTTCAATAGTTCACTGCATTTACATGGTGTAATGTTAACTGTACTTTCTTCCTCCAGCTCACTAGAGATTTGTTATTGattacaattattattttacCATTTTCACCTACAGTTAGGCCTTTAGATCTGGTACGTTATCTCACAATAATGAGACTATACACTATTCCTTTAATAGGCAAAAAGAAGTTATATAGCTACGTTTACttgaaaatttgcatttttatattaCAAATGCAtctaaaaatttatttcttatattgtggGTGGTTGCTGTTTTTATTAGTTAGGTATACATAAAAAAACAgttcacagaaaataaagaaatattcagTTGCTGCTCCTACATGTtcttaatttcacttttttgtATTCATGGGTTgagaactgcagaaaaaaaaaaatcacatattaggaaaaagaaattattgacTTCTGCTGGATGGATTCTCAGTATCACTGGCCTCTCATGGAAGCATATATTAACACTTCTGGAAAGTCCCACTCAAAAATTCTGGTAACTGTACTAATACTTTGGTCTCGTTACATTTAAGTTTGTGAATCAAAAGATCATCTCTCTCCTGTCCTCTGTCAaggataaagaggaaaaaaacacgGGATTCTCTACatattttattgctattttGCTCAACTCTGAGCAACCTATTCCAtacagacagagaaaaataaaacaggccACTAAAGTTTCCTAAAgttaaactgaaacaaaaagtatcaaagagaaaagaaaagcaaacagttGTCTGCAAGCAATATAAAGAAATACTAAcctacagaaagaaaaggcatcATCCTGCAAAGACTGAATACCACAAAGACACTTGGTGCTATAAAGCTTTCTAGtgttgaaaaatattaatgacaTTTCTCCCCACAGACTTTTTACATATTGAAATGTAAGGTCACTGATATAACAACTGTTTAAATGACTTCCAAGATGTTAGGGTAGACACTCAGAAGTTTGTACTTTAATTCTAAGTAGgatcattaagaaaaaaattatccccACCACAAAAAAGcgataaaagaaaaaagttctcTTTAATGCTGCTACATCAATCTTATTTCCCCAAACCCAGAGCATTATTAACCCATCTAGATTTGCCTCATCTTGCTTCTTAGCTCAAGACTGATGTagttaatataaataaatagcaATGTATTTTGCCAAATAATGAAGTGAAAAGGCATATGCTGTTTTAGAAGAGTTTAAAAACCTTATTAGAAGACTATGCAATGTCATTTCCATAAATATAGATAACAGATATAGATCACCACTTTTACATAATTTCACATTAAATCTGCCATGAAAACTTTCAGACAGATTTGCTACAAATCACGATgtaaaactgcttttaaaactgattATTTTAAGTAGGTGAAACTCTTCCCatagttattaaaaaaagtgGTAACAACATGGAATATAAATGCAGCTGATAAAGGGTATTGCAGATTTAGAGGCTAAGCTTGAAGACCAAGTTTACCTGGTCCTGAAATATGAACAGTAAATTTACATGAAAAAGTACCACAATGACTCTGAAAGTGTTTCCTAGGTTTAGAATGATACTGTAGATTAGCATGACATACAGAATATAACAGCACCACAtcaaggcagcagcaggactttTCCTCTCAGGCAGACTACACTGCCAGCGTGGCCAGGCAATAATGGTCCTACTCCTACTGTAGAGATTAGAACAAGTGTCTTCAATTAGAATTTGTGATAAGGATCTTAAGCATCTAGGCGCAAGAATTCCGGCTTCCTTCCCAAAATTACAGGGTGAAGCTTGTGAAATAAGGGGTATATTATTAAACATATAAGGTTTAAAACATAGAAAGTTTAAGCTGATGAGTCTTAAACTTTCAAAGTAGGTGTGAATAAACAGCAGGGGAACAGCAGTAGCTTAGGCTATTTTTGCCAACGAAGATTATAAAATCATGTCTAGCCTTGACTACCATAATTACACTTGCAAACTTGCCTGCTACTAACCTCTATTCCAGACATTACCATTGTTCTTCACACCCGAAAAAGCCTTACAGTCCAGGAAGCTCTGCTAGGACAAATTAATTACTCTCTCCCTATAGTACCATTTGCCTGACAGGTTAGTTAGACTTGATAGGAAGAGTTAGGAGAAACCCTTTACCTTTAACAATGCTTTTACTGGGAGTGGTTCGGATGATGAAAATAACCAACAGATTTTTGTTGGTGAATCCCTAAAGGGCTCACAATAGCAGTACTCTGACTTCAATCACTTGACAAAACTTCAGATAAACATGTAACAAATTGAAGTTTTCATCCTGTATGAGACCTAGTGTGAATGTGTGCCTTGGGACACAGACTCTGCCCTACTGAGTTCAATCAGAAACTACACAGAGGGTATGAAGGATTAAGAGCTTATGAAATAACCTTCGAGATTACTTACACATTCTCCAAACACTTAACAGAACTTCCAAGAAAGTCAGTCTGAGTAAGCATGAAAAGACTTGGCCATAAATAAACCTTGTAACCTTCCTTTTAAGCAGTTATATTTCCAGACATAACTAAAAGTTGATGGAAGGAAGTTGTGCAGCTTTGTATAAAGGCTGACCTGGCAACCCTAGAGATTTGAAATTTTGACCTGCCAATTCTAATTCTTCATTACTGGACATGAAGTACAGTATGTCCTGTATGAAAGATGCTATATAGGACTATACATCTTGGTCTTGTATTTTATTATGCTCCGCAAACTAATATATTGGGCAAGTTATCTTTGTTCTCCAAAGACATTCTTAAAATTTTACCTTTAAGAAGTTGTCTGTTGTCAGTAGTGCAACCTGTTTCCCTGACTCCTGCTCTTCCACGTACCTGAtggcaagaaagaaaaacaacataaaattaTGAAGTAAAGAAAGATtctaaggttaaaaaaaaattaaaatgtttacactgctataaagatttattttggaaagaaatgtcCTTTGGGCTGTCCTTGAAAAAGGACAGTCAAATCCAACAAGTTGAAAGGCTACTCCAAAACCCTGGAGATTATGCTCCAAATCAGCTTAACAAGTTCAAAAGTGATTTATGGTTAGTTGTCACAGTAGCTTGTTTCTGTATTGagaacaaaaagggaaaaaaaattcaagtgaTTACACATCACAGAAGCTGTACTCTCTCGACTAGATTAAGGCTTCCCGTCCTCCGTTTGATCAATTCGCCTTtgctcttttattcttttttaaagctgACTCAATAAATGATTGTccaaaaaatttattttcccttttaccTTCTAAAAGAGGGCAGTCTCCGAATGTTTTCACACTGATCATGAGATAAAGAATGAACTCTCTTCTGAAGATCTACCAGTTGGCAACACAGTACACTAAGAGGCTGGGAATAGAAGTGCTCCACAATACAgagctgaaaaacaaagcaagaagtAGAGATGATAATAAAATTCATCCCCCCTGCTATATCTATCtactttttaatgcttttttattaCTACAATGCATATACTAAAATGGCAGTAATGGTACTctctaaaaaaaattcattataaTTCATAAAGATTCTGTAAGTCACTATAGGGCACTGATTATTACAATCACATAATTACCTTCTTTGCTGTATGTGCTGTTCATTTTCAGTATCTCTTATTTCCCTCCCTTATGTAGTAACTAATAGCTTGTCAAATATCTTATAGTCACTTATGTGAATTAATGCAATTTTTAGGTTATATTTCAGCTCCAATGCTTACAAATATTCAAGGTTGCATTTAGAGATATGAAGAGCAACTGCTGTACACAAGCCAATTTCTGTTTCATGTATACAAAAATACACTGTTAAGCTCTGTCTATGCATACATACAAATGCACTTTATTATCGATTTCACCCGAATTAAATGTTTGCAGCATCAGGGCCTTGCAGAACAATAGCACATGCTCATCACATCTATtcttaaaaaccaaacaaaccccgATCAGACAGACTACCTCActaaaaacttttaaaacataaaaactgTCAAAGAGGAAAGACACTTCCTATCAGAAAAGTTAACAACATGCTTAGACATAATGAGATGATTGTAATCCCTTCTATTTATTACTTAGAAAATCTGATCTGAAATTGCTTCATCAATGAATACTTTTAACACACAAAGACATAGCCATATGTTGTCAGGGCtagaatttgcattttcatatcAGGCCAATGGAGAATTATTAGATTTTGATGACTCTTTCAAATTAGAGGAGTTGAAACCTACGAAAGCCCACACAGATCTGTCTGCAGGAAGTGGTACTACAGCTAGGATATTCCTTCTGGCCACATGTAATCATTGAATCTTAGATAGCAAAGAATCCATGAAACTCTAAAGGTATATGACATTAAAAGGGCATGTTCTACTAACAGGGTCACACATGGAACTAGGCAAGAAAGAAACAATTTCACAAACCTGTATTAAAACAGATTACGGGGGCTACAAATTCTTCAGAGAACCCTTCTCTGCAATCCACAAAAGCTACAAAATCCACAAAAGGAGActcaaacacagaaatacatcTAGATATGAAGATCTACACAAGCCaacaaaaatttaattattgTGCTCTGTACAGACTATTTTTAGAAACCTTGAACTCCTCCACTTTGTCTCCCGAGAGAGGGTAAATGTAACTCCGCACTGATGCACAGCTGCTTGTGCTTGGAGCACAAGCATTACCTACTTTGAGGCACAAAGTAAGTGACCCTGTAGCTACTATTCCCCTGAAAAGGTAACAAGTGTGCATCCAGAAACTACGCCAGAAGAGTTCAAGAGGGGAAGAGACACTACTGTAGCCTATTCACACCAAGACAAACCAGAGTCCAAGGACCTGGTACAGAAAATCAGAGACAGAGTTTTGCCAGGGGTGTTAGAAAGCTACAAGTTAATCTATAGCAAGACACAGCTCTTTCTACCCACTAAGGCAGGTCACCCTTTTAAATGTAATCGTAAAATACTGGGGGTTTTGTGGTAGAGTAAACTTTTACTTCTTTTGCTTCTTCATACCTGCCCTACAAGTTTTCTCTAAAACCCTTATCAGTTAAGGTTTTAAAAGATGCATCTCTTCATAGACCCAACCTGTTCCCAAAGGACATTTTTTCATACAATTCAGCAATATTAGGTCCTATGAAATCTTTCAGTGCCTAGTAATTAGTTTTCACAACCATAATTTGAATTGTTGTTACCACTGCATACCTGAAATCCTTTGATAAAATTCTGGACAGAAAAATCATGGTACAAGAATATGTTGATGAGAACCTGCAGAACTTTTTCACCCAGTTTAAAGGGAAACTGGGCTGTCAGAAGCAGCTgaaagagagacaaaaagaaaaagtagcCATAGTAGAAATTTTCTCCTGaattaaaataagcaaaacatatatatacaatttgatACAACTCTCAGTATGTGTTAGCATTTAACTAAATCAGATACTAAATACACTGCCAGCTTCTAAAAACAGTATTTCTACTAAAATATCCACGCAAAGATTGATTTTCAGTTTATTATTTTACCCCATTTTTGTAAATACCTTTTACTAATGCAATATTTGAATTTAGTTTTTTGCTTAACGCTGgttttgtatttattgtaaaaCTGCAAACAGAACAGAGACTGCTGTAATAAACAGAGATGCTACTACTTTCAGCACATGTAACAACGATTTTGGAAATCCTACACAAAGCGACGTACCAAGAATCCACAGGCATAACGTGGCTTGAACATTTGGATGACTCAGCTAATGTTTGAGAGGTGGCAAAACTCAGGCTGAACTGTTATTTTTCTAACTTTAAAGCCATCTTTTTCTGGAACAAAGTAAAACTCAAAATCAAAGCACTACTTTAATGAAGAGGTGTGAATGTGAAAGTGTAATTGCCCAAGTATATATGCACAGATGTCAATGCAAATGAAAGATGAAAGCAGGTGTGTTTCTCAGTGTGAGAAGGGAGCTCTCAGTATTAAGCTACTCTGCAGCTGTGAGTAGAAATATCCAAAATCCACAGCTCTCAGGGACAGATTCCTTTTCAAAACCTTCAGACCAACCTACCTTTAAAGGCCAGACATGTAGACTGTGCTGCAATACACACACTCTCCTTCTATTTATAAAGGGAATTACCTTGTCAATTATAGTAGACAGGTGGTCCTTACAggaaagggactggaaaagCTCTatgcacagcagagaggaaacagaGTGAGGAAGTAATCTGTGGATAATCATCGGTGATGTAGCGATTCCAAAAATCAGCACTAGAGGTAATTCATGGATATGCTGACTAGATAAAGATGGAAGcgagaaaaaaacccataataGTTACATTATAGAAACTCATGaaacaaatgcattttgttGTTACTACAGCACTGAGCTTAGATGCAGAAAGGGGTAAGTTAAAAGATTTGTTGCATTTATTCTACATTCCATACGCTCATAATTAGGTATTTATCCTTGccacaaaaaacaaaagaaaatacaacacttaaaaaacaattaaaacctAATTTTTCACTGCCTTACACCCTACTGATTTCCACATAATTGTGCACTTCTgattttacttttcaaaatgttCCCCTGAGAATCCATCTGCCAGATCCGAAgtagaaaactatttttattgtTGGTCCCTCAGCAAGAGAAATTGCCTGGGCCTTGTTTAGAGGTAATGTCAGGTGCACATGCTGCCCCTGAATTAATCGTACAACTGCAGCCCCAGTTCTGATGCAACTGTAGTTTCAACCTGGGGACTAAGTGAAAGGTGCTCTTTTTGGAGAACAGCATGAGCTTTTGATTAGCACGCACGAGATGATATTAAGGAAGACAGGTTAAGGAAGAACAGAAGTACAGGAGCACCCGAAGTAGTCAGCTGCTGATTACAGATCCTGACCAACTGTATAAGTTTTACATACACTCCTATTGGTAAGCTAGTGACCTTTAATCACCATTAAATCAGTAGTCACACAAAAATatactttgaaaacaaatttaaaagcCTACAAAAGAAAGACCTAGGCatcttaaaaaattattttcacattcACAAATTCTACAACAACTAGTACCAAGAAATCCTCCTAtgtgaaaaattaaatcagCCACCCTGTATCTCAACCTGGTCCTTAGGCACTCTGGTTCAGAGTCTCTAGTTAGCTTTAGGGTAATTTATCCCCAAAACCTAGCAAATACGTTTTTGCTCAATCACTGCTGCAAAGAAGCAACACTAATATTTGATTCCAATGCTACAGTGACCTCACTGTCACATTTCAAAACAGCTGCAAACATAAAATGGGTACAGTGGAGTAACTAAACTTCAAGTCACATTACCTGCAGATGACTATGAAGTCTTGAAGTACTTTTGTGGTGAAACTTTCCATGTCTTTGAATATGACTACAACTGGAGGAGACTGCCAGTGTGTAGAAGTAGTTCTTTTTTTGCTTGGAGCTTCagaatctgttttctttaaaggcATTCATTAAACATTAACAAACAGaagacagtaaaataaaaagactgAATCCCATCTATGATTATACATTACTCCAAAGTGATGTGACTGAACTTTTTGTCAGCTGTATTTATTATTAGCATTTAGAACTGCCATTTTTCATCCTTCTGTTTGGCACAGCATGAAGCACAAAGAATAAACAGATTTTAAGCACACATTCCAACAAAGACAAGAATAGCTCTGTGAGACAGAACTGGTGAAGTTCTGCTGGGATTGAGGGAGGAGATTTGAGTTGTGCACAGAGACATTACTTATTTCCTATATCTCTACCCAGTAACAAAAAGAGCATATACTCATTACATTTTTGTTTATCACACTGCTCTGATGAAGTCATCAGAAAATCAGTCCTAACTGTATTCATGACAGAAACAAAGTATAAAACTTTATTAGCTGTAGCAAACAGAAAGATACATAAACATTTTGAAGGTTATTTTCTTACTGCTTGCCAATGTACTCTGGGCTGCAGATGACATCATGGCTCATTAGCAGTAATACAGTACCTTTCCCCTGGATGGCTGTTCTTCCAtcaagttttgttttaataaacaAGACATCTCAGCACTCCTGGGAGAAAAGCATCTGGCATGAAGCTGATACTGCATTTTAAGCTTCTAGTTCCCAATTAAACATATGATAAACCAGTACTTTTTGCTTGTGTTTCAGAATTCTGACATTCGTACGTTAACAGTAACTAACTCCACATTTGTTATATGTGTTACATATTATATTCAAATCACGTTAATCTCAAGGTTTTTTTAGTGTTAAATTAAAAGTTAACCTTTGGCATTTTCTCACAGAAATTTGAGTTATTCAATTCTTGTTTTAAACACATCTAAAGGTCAGGAATTTTCATCAACTGGtgactaaaaaaaaccccaaacaacataCCTTTGTTACACTCTCATACCATTTGATAAGAGAAGACATTGAACAACGTATTCTATTCTGGGAAACCTGCACATAGTCCTCATCTTCCAATGAGTCCACATCTACATAGCAGTTCATCAGCTGCCCcatcagcttctgcatcagatTTTTTATGCCTTCACAAAAAATTTTAGACACAGAGTAAAGACATTTGGTTATTCAGTAACACTTCTCCAATCCATACTCCAAAATATTACcccaattattttttatattaccCCAActatttttcacatttctaactagtctccttctctctccagaATGCACATCTCCTGCTCCAGAAAGCATTAAGGCATGTTGTCAATGCAATAAAAATTATCCAATTAACTTGCCTAGATAGCAACAATTCAGGTTAAGATGTTGGTCTTCCATCTTTCCTGAACTCCAGCCACCTGCCATTACAGTGAGCTAAAAATAACTAAGGCAGCCAATCCACAGAACTGAGGATACTGCCATAAATGACTTTTActatttttagttaaaaaataaaaaaggagcaAGGAGAGTGGGACAAAATTTTATTATACCTATTCTCTTGCTGTAATAATGTGACTGCAAGCATTTAAAAAGTGGAATACATACATACACTGTCCAGTTAAACAAGAAGAAAGCCAGCCTACAGTATCGACGTGCAATACACTAAGCAACATGTTCTTGACATTTATGCTACATCTAAGTAGTATTTCAATCTTTATTGATTTAAAAAGAACTGGACACATCTTAAAATACAGTAGGCATTACTGCTGTGATGACATGGGTTTGATCAAATCTTTAGAAAGTCTTCAGGATCCCTCCATCCACTCTTCTTACATTTGGGGGCAAAAGCCAAAATTTCTAGTTAATCGATACCTCATTCAAACAAGCAGCAAAACTATTGCATTATTTACCTGGGCAATCTTTAGCTTCCAGCAAGGCTATATAAGGAGTAATGTTATTCTGAAGGAAGTCTGAGACACTTCTGAAAGTCAAGTCATGATCTGTAACGTTTacacctagaaaaaaaaaaaagaaaaattttgaagGGCATTTTTCCTGTGATTTGTGATCATAATGACTGAATAATAAACTGAACAGCAGACAAAAAACAGAAGATACCTCACACAGTTAAGGAAGGAATGGAAAGCATGGCATCAGCTATGACAAAAGATGAAAAACTAGCACAAGTCTAGACATACATGTTGATTTTCCCTGATTAAGAGAAACAGGAATCACTGCAAAGGCCCCTCATatactttggggtttttttttttagaagaaagaTTTCTCAAGAGTGCAAAACTGCAAGAAGTAGGATTAGTTTCCCAACATCCCTGCTATTGATGTCCTCATAAACCATCCACTTGTCTGCAGACAGGAAGTTAAGCTAACTTTCTGCAGAAGAATACTGCATATGCCCAAGTTCTGGATCCTCACGTCTTATGTAAAGAGGAAAACTACTATGAACGAGTAGGAATCTCCACCTGAATTCACTGTGAACTACCTACTATTTAATGCCTTTATTAGTACCCTTagtcaaccaaaaaaaaagaaaaaataagaacaagCCCCTCCAGAAGGCAAGTCAGAGCTTCTTTCACAGAAATATCCCAAGCAGGAGCTTTTTACTTTCTACTGCCTATAAAAGCAGAGTACTTTCCCCTCTTTGTTAGTGCTCACATGGTAAGTTTGAAGGATTGGTCTGATTTTAGGTTCCCTAAAATGATCCACTGAAAATGCAATTAACTTACTTAGAATCAGGTTTAGGATTATAATTAAAAACCTTTGAAAGAAAgaagcgggggggggggggggaaagacaGACTTCAGAACTTTACTATCTTTAGTAATATGATATTCAGCCATTTTCTTCATTCTCTGTACCTTTTCCAAGATACAGACACTGCTTTCCTACACTTAAAGATGCACTGAAAGAACATAtatcagaaaaacagaagctATGTAAAGTCATGTTTAAGCATGCTGGTGGCAGAAACAGGGACAGAATCAAAGTACCTCCAGTGCCTCAGTGCTACCCcctgcctaaaaaaaaaaactgtaaGGAAGGTGTTGACCTACTGGACTATTGTGCATATAGACAAAAGGGAGAGAGGTTTTATCTTGCTTCCTTCTCCCAGTCCACTCTCTTCTGTTAACATTTTTGAAGCTGATATTGCTCACAGTAACTGCTGGGAGTCAGCAAGGtaattttctttgatttccCTGTCAGTTTTAAACAGATGTACATAACAaaatataacttaaaaaaattacctaaGACAAGAGCTGCAGTGGGGATTTCTCTGAACTTCATCCGGCAAGTCCATTCTGCTGTCTTCTCTTGAAATTCAGAATGAAACCGGCTCAAAAAATTCATCAGATTATCAAGCAACTGCTTATTCAAGTCTTCCTGTACTTTCTGTAAACATAAATAGAgagattttatttataaaaatgtgaaaacacGAGAGTATCACTCTGGAAAAGTCACATGAACTGGAATTTCAGTCCTTGCTACAAACACCAGGTTTGGTCATGACTATTTCTTGTGTGGTCTGATAACCATTATCTTCACATTAAAGCTAAAATTACTATATTTTAGCCCTGCACTTTTTGTTTCTAACCTGGATCCTGGTAGTTCAACTGGAATTCCTTGCCTCACAGGAAAACAATATTCCTGAAAGCCCTTGATGAAATTTATCATAATAAGAACATTTGCAAGGCCATTTCTGACAGCAGGAGTCAAAACTGGAATACCTTGCAATACTGAAACAAAAAAGCCTTCCAAAATTCACCTTCCAAAACCAAAAGACAGTTCCTGCTGTACTTTTGTCAGGTTTTCATGTTGTGAGAAGCAGATGACAGATGGTGCTGCCACAATCACAGCACAGTTCATGACGGACATACAAAGAACAAGAGTGCTCCACAACAAAGTACCTGGAAGTCaaatccttttcatttttcaacaCCTCAAGGAGATACTAGTGACCAGCATGAGCACAGGGCCTGCCAACAAATCATCAGGTAGGAGTACCCTGGCAAAATCTCTGGAGAACATCCTGGGAGGCTCCCTTAGCATACTACCAGAACCCCTAGAATAAAAGTCCAAACCAGCAAACTACAACCTTCCCATGTATTCTGCCACAGATGAGGTTTACTACACCAGAGTTTGAAAGTTTATAAGAAATGAAATCCCAGGTAGCCCTCACCTACCTGGTCTGACCTCACAGATGatgctgctttgagcaggagttCAGACAAGGGACTTCATAATGTCCCCTACAATGTGAATTACCACGCTATTTAATGTGTAAAAAACATTATCAGCCAGCACTAGGATGAAAGGCTGGAAATTCAAAATTCATTAGGACAAGCATCACAGATACCCTAGAAGCTGGATGAAGAAAATTCTATGTGTAGCAGCAAAAGTAACTGCAGTTAATCT
This DNA window, taken from Pseudopipra pipra isolate bDixPip1 chromosome 3, bDixPip1.hap1, whole genome shotgun sequence, encodes the following:
- the ORC3 gene encoding origin recognition complex subunit 3 isoform X1; this encodes MSDNAGARGDMSTCSVSKGCFVFKPSAKKRKLSQSTAHDFGIRNDDSEDTELRFVTCQSLWNQIKSETEKVQEDLNKQLLDNLMNFLSRFHSEFQEKTAEWTCRMKFREIPTAALVLGVNVTDHDLTFRSVSDFLQNNITPYIALLEAKDCPGIKNLMQKLMGQLMNCYVDVDSLEDEDYVQVSQNRIRCSMSSLIKWYESVTKKTDSEAPSKKRTTSTHWQSPPVVVIFKDMESFTTKVLQDFIVICSQHIHELPLVLIFGIATSPMIIHRLLPHSVSSLLCIELFQSLSCKDHLSTIIDKLLLTAQFPFKLGEKVLQVLINIFLYHDFSVQNFIKGFQLCIVEHFYSQPLSVLCCQLVDLQKRVHSLSHDQCENIRRLPSFRRYVEEQESGKQVALLTTDNFLKEETQKLLEDLHVYHENYVSVLRCLHVFTSSLPKYPLGKQIRELHCACLENQVWETEEYESSLQLARMLNKSDLVTMLQQCMEILLSSSGKEFDKTVEKLKKFLTEFQNLEVAEAFQEQDVSISSQKELQKKTDLYHLQKTLLELKESRRSKKLTKFEMLRFEVVDYIDSLVRKYLVPADRRTLHEILYFNTAAVLRGHLNAAPRTALHTALNNPHWYLKNQALKCDGGSISNKAPDICIVYKLHLECGRLINLVDWLEAFSTVVMAGEEPNADTASSDQMDDIIHARFIRAVSELELLGFIKPSKQKTDHVARLTWGGC
- the ORC3 gene encoding origin recognition complex subunit 3 isoform X2; this translates as MSDNAGARGDMSTCSVSKGCFVFKPSAKKRKLSQSTAHDFGIRNDDSEDTELRFVTCQSLWNQIKSETEKVQEDLNKQLLDNLMNFLSRFHSEFQEKTAEWTCRMKFREIPTAALVLGVNVTDHDLTFRSVSDFLQNNITPYIALLEAKDCPGIKNLMQKLMGQLMNCYVDVDSLEDEDYVQVSQNRIRCSMSSLIKWYESVTKKTDSEAPSKKRTTSTHWQSPPVVVIFKDMESFTTKVLQDFIVICSQHIHELPLVLIFGIATSPMIIHRLLPHSVSSLLCIELFQSLSCKDHLSTIIDKLLLTAQFPFKLGEKVLQVLINIFLYHDFSVQNFIKGFQLCIVEHFYSQPLSVLCCQLVDLQKRVHSLSHDQCENIRRLPSFRRYVEEQESGKQVALLTTDNFLKEETQKLLEDLHVYHENYVSVLRCLHVFTSSLPKYPLGKQIRELHCACLENQVWETEEYESSLQLARMLNKSDLVTMLQQCMEILLSSSGKEFDKTVEKLKKFLTEFQNLEAEAFQEQDVSISSQKELQKKTDLYHLQKTLLELKESRRSKKLTKFEMLRFEVVDYIDSLVRKYLVPADRRTLHEILYFNTAAVLRGHLNAAPRTALHTALNNPHWYLKNQALKCDGGSISNKAPDICIVYKLHLECGRLINLVDWLEAFSTVVMAGEEPNADTASSDQMDDIIHARFIRAVSELELLGFIKPSKQKTDHVARLTWGGC
- the ORC3 gene encoding origin recognition complex subunit 3 isoform X3, producing the protein MSDNAGARGDMSTCSVSKGCFVFKPSAKKRKLSQSTAHDFGIRNDDSEDTELRFVTCQSLWNQIKSETEKVQEDLNKQLLDNLMNFLSRFHSEFQEKTAEWTCRMKFREIPTAALVLGVNVTDHDLTFRSVSDFLQNNITPYIALLEAKDCPGIKNLMQKLMGQLMNCYVDVDSLEDEDYVQVSQNRIRCSMSSLIKWYESVTKKTDSEAPSKKRTTSTHWQSPPVVVIFKDMESFTTKVLQDFIVICSQHIHELPLVLIFGIATSPMIIHRLLPHSVSSLLCIELFQSLSCKDHLSTIIDKLLLTAQFPFKLGEKVLQVLINIFLYHDFSVQNFIKGFQLCIVEHFYSQPLSVLCCQLVDLQKRVHSLSHDQCENIRRLPSFRRYVEEQESGKQVALLTTDNFLKEETQKLLEDLHVYHENYVSVLRCLHVFTSSLPKYPLGKQIRELHCACLENQVWETEEYESSLQLARMLNKSDLVTMLQQCMEILLSSSGKEFDKTVEKLKKFLTEFQNLEVAEAFQEQDVSISSQKELQKKTDLYHLQKNQALKCDGGSISNKAPDICIVYKLHLECGRLINLVDWLEAFSTVVMAGEEPNADTASSDQMDDIIHARFIRAVSELELLGFIKPSKQKTDHVARLTWGGC